The genomic segment GATCTGGAGACAGATATGTCTGGCTCATCGCTTTACAGCAAGCTACAGACTTGCCCAATGATGTCGTCCCTCGCTGGCATCGTGTCTATTCGAAGTTCGAGCCAGCAGATGACCTGTGGGGCGCCCTGCTTTCTCTAGGCGCGAAGGTAGTCGGGAAGGTCGAGTCGAAAATCTACCATATTGCAACCTCTCCCGAGAATCTGGCATGCATGGTCCCTCTGATTATCAAAAGACGTTACATTCTTACTCTGGATGAGATGTACGGAAGCCATTGCCAACAGCAAAGTGCTGAAGTTCCATTCGATTCCGTGAAGCCGTCCCTGATGAGAGTATCGCCCAGCAGGGCGCCAGCAGGATCCAGTGGCGTAGCAACTACGCATATGGATCTTGCAAGATCGCAAGGCGATGGAAATGTCGCTTTGTCTCAGCCGCAAGGCACAATGCCGACAAGCATCGGGCCAACTACGAAGTCAACGAAGATCGGACGCTATCATGGACAGCTCAATGTTCACTCCCATCACGGTTATGATGTTGATGCTGACTGATTCTGGGCCGAGGCTTTTCCAATGCAGCGAGTATTGCAGAGGAACCGCTATTGAGGCCTTTCGATCGATCAATCCGAGCGTCTGAAAGAATTCGACTAATCGGTCAAAACCTGGGGCATAAAACTGGACATATGGTTGCCGGCCCAGTGTGTAGATCTGCAAAGATACTTCTGCTTCCACGCTGCTCATCAACCTCTGTACACACGTCGTACAAGCTGATTCTCGTTTCCAGTCCCGTATCTATACTGCCAAATATGTGGCTTCCACTCTTGCATCAAACGGGCATGAAGGGCCTCAATCTCATCCCGCTCAGCTAACATACCCATTCTGGCTGCCAACACCTTGGTATTGCACAAGAGGGCCTCTAGATGATTATGAAAAGTGAGGTCACTACGCGTTGGAGAATTGGCAGTAATTTGTTCTGGGAAACCTCTGACAATGCGCATAGCGGACGCTAAATCCGGCGATTTCGGATGATACATATCCAATCGTGCGCATGCCAATTTGGTCAACCGCTGGGTCTTGTAGCGGTCGTAGTATTCGACAAACATTCGAAACCGGTCCCATTGGACTGGGTCAGTGTTTCTGAATTCGGGAACCGTTATGTTGTTGCACAGTTCCACCACGGCTGGTGTCAGCGACATTTTACGTTGGACGGAGCCGCTAGGGAAGCGAGCTCTCAAATCGTGAGCAGTCCAGAAATCCCGAAGCGCATTGTCGGCGGACAAGAGTCGATATTCACGTGCCTGATGAAGTCTCGCTCGAATGATACTTCTCAAGAGTGTTCCGCGCCAATTGAAGTGCCCCCCGGCACGGCTCTTACTCTCCTGTGCAGAGAAATGAGCAGTATACGTGATAGGGTCGTCGTATTCTTTCGCATCGGTCTGCATCCAGTCCCACAAGTACTTTTCGTTGCCTTCCTCGATCAACAGATATGCAAGTTCGAACAGAAATGCAGGATGGTTCATGGCGTCGTGGATGTGACGTCTATATTTTGTTTCGTCCGATCGATCAATGTCCAGCCAAAGCCATCGCAGCAATCTTCTGCCGGTCTCGTCCGCTTGTACTTTTTGTTGCACATCACCCTGTCCCATGCCTTCCAAGGTATGGAGATATGCGGCTAAACATTGGACAGCAGTGGTAACAGTGGCCGAGCCGCGCGCAACAGATGCCTGCCACACAGAGAGGGGATTCGCATTGTTGTTCTTCAAAGCTTCCAAGGCGATCGGATCAGGGACCAAGTATGAGACTTTGACCGCCAGTGGCCTCCTCAAAGCCTCTTTGCGCATACAAAATTGGTCCACGCGTTGAGTGGTACCTATCGTGCTAAGATGCCGGATGATGTTTTGAGCACGCGTGAAATTCTGGTCGTGGTAACGCAATGTTATGAATGACAGGGTGTGTCCATGGCTGAGGACCGGGCAATGAGCGCGCCGCAGAGATGGCAGACGCCACAAGCTTGCCATGCGATTTTTGGCGGTGCTCGGTTTCGACTCCGTGTTCACTCCGGAATGGGAGCCAGCATATGTAGAGAAGAATGCCGGATTCTCCAATCGAAATTGGCTGAGATGGCTTCGTcagtgttgttgatgaagagAATCCGCACGAACAGAAGGCACTCGCTAAAGGACGGCAATCGGACATGAGATCCCTGTCAAGCCATGTGGCACagactttctgcttctccgcaGTCTGATGATCACTCTTCTCCGCTCCCCACCCAGCCCATGCCTCTTGCTCCAAACATGCATGCGCTATCATGTTCACCATCCTCGACGCCGCCGATGGCAATCTCAACAGCAACCGGCCGAAGACGTCGGCAGATCGCGCCTGCGATCAGTGCAAAAGCAGAAAGGTCCGCTGCGACATGACCAAGCCGTGCCTGACTTGTGCTGCCAAAGGCTTCACATGCACCTACGATagagcgaggaagaagcgCGGCCCAGCAGGAAAGCGAATTTCGGAGATCCAGTTGCACCAGAGGAGCATGTCTACCGGCGATCACGAAGTTGTGCGACCGCTGCAAAGTCCTCCAATGAGTGACCTCTTCCGCGTCTCCACAGCACAGTTCGATAGCAAAGGCCATCCCGTCGAGAATGGCTACACTAACGATTCGATGCCCTGGTCTGCAACGACTCTTTCTCAGGGCTCTGTCGGCTACAGTCCCAAAGGCTTTGCAGATGTCGATTatcagcaacaacaagcagcagctccaCGCTTGGCGCCATCCGAGCACTCCGGACGTGCTTCTACTGGAGATGGCATGATGACTAGTCCGAACGGTTTTATATTCCCAAGTCTTCCCGCAGAGTCGCCTTCGGGTACCGCAGACCCATTCGTCGCTATTCTGGAACAGGAACTGCCACCTCTCGCTGAAGCAGCCGATGTGTGGCCTGCTGAAGTGAACGAGACAACCTTACTACCTTGGATCGATGTCTACTTTAAACGCTTACATCCGACTATACCGATCTTGAACAGGACGAATATCCACTCCGACATGCTACTACGCAAGCATCGCATCGAACCACAATATGGCGCCATGTTGCTCAGCATGTGTGCCTTTGCCATGACTCAACCTGTACAAATTCATGAACGAGCTTCGATGCCTTCGCGATCTGTTCAGGCTCGCATGCTAATGGAAGAATGTGTCAAGATGCGAGTTGCGGCAGATTTTGGCGAAAATCCAACAATGGAGATGATACTgaccagcttcttcctcttcgcttgCCTGTTTGGCAACAATCAGCACAAGGCAGCTCGTCACCGGTTGAGAGAGGCAGTGGATCTAGCATACTCTCTGCGTCTCCACTTACCCGAATCATATAATGGTCTCACACCCGAAGCCAAAGAACAGTGGCTGCGAACGTATCTGGTGCTCTCTGTCACAGAACGCGCGTATGCGCTACAGCAGAACCACGCAATTAGCTTCCGCGGTCGGCCTGGTATTACAGCTCGCTTCATGCAGGCTTTTGATCCCAATGTGACAAGCGAGTACATAGCTTCGCTCATCTTCCAGGACCAGTCAGACTCGGTGGGCATGACAGGCTTGTTGTACCTCATGGACACCTtcgatgccatcgatgaGAGCGTCATGGATTGCTGGAACGGATTTTGTCGATTCAGTGACGGATCATGCGAGACATTCGATCGCCGCAGAGCGCTGCAAATGTTCCGAGCTCAAAGAAGAGCGCGTGAAGCGTGTATATCTGGCAACATCTTGTTTGCGCCGACAGTCAACCCGTTGCCACTTTCACAGTTACTCGAGAGTCAGCAGGCAGACATCTCCGTCACTCAATTCTGGACGCTGAATCGACTGTGGAATCTATGCCTGTCTCATCAACTCCTACGAGAACAGTCGGACCACTGGGAACTACGACTTGAATTTGCTTGTCATATCGCTCATGCCTTATTGAGCTACTGCCAGAAGCTGGCTCTGGCTTCTATGGAGGTTCATGGAGTGGGGATTATGGAGAAGGTGTTCGATATGGCAATGGGTGTCATCGTCGCGATGAACACTTCAGCGAGCTTACATTTGGACCTGGCCATCACACCTATCGAGAATGATGTGATACCTGGGAGCTTCGTCCCGGCTGGCAGTGAGATCACAATCAGACAGCTGCTCGACGGCTTGAGTAGACTCATGGGAGATTTCAGAGGTGGCGATCACCCATACAATGCGCGATTTACAGCAGCGCTGCAAGCACTACAATGAGTCTGAATGACGACAGTGAGATTGTGAAAAGCATGAGCCAAAGTCGTCGAGGAAGGTGGTGGCATCTCGAACAGTTCTTTGCGACACGACCTCACCTAGGGCCCAGCTGCCAGCTCGGAGCCTTCGCGGAAGTCGGAGAAAACAGATGCCTTTTCGGGCTGCTTCGAGGAACGGCGGTCTCATGCAAATTGGCAAGCATTCGGCTGGAAAGAGTACGAGCAAGGACAACAGCACGCCTTCATTTTCGCATCTCATGCGACGGCAAAGCGAGAATTATGGTAAAGTGTAAAACAGCGAAGCGCCCTGCAACACAAGATCGATCTTCCCAGCGGCCGCACCCCCAGGCAAAACCTGGTCAAGGCTCAACTTCGCACCAACGGCCAAACTGAACGTCTCATGGTCAAACTTCAACAAATCAATCGTCGCCTTCACCATACTAGAAAGCTGCGCCTCATCGAACAatggcttcttcgccttgatAACTTCCACACCAGCAGGAATGCTCACGCCCACGCTATTGCTGACATTGTCGACGATGACTTTGGACTCTGCGGAGGTGAATCGCGGAGCAACGTTTGCGTCCGCGAAACCTTTGCGGTTGATTGCGTGGACTGCAAGTGCAGCGTCAAAGATTGGAGAAGATTCTTCGATTCCGCCTTGGTAAGCTTGGACAGCTGCTGTGAGTTGGCGGACTGCGGTATCGATGCCTGTGATGTCGTTGTTGACGTCTTGTGCTGTTGCTCGTTTCTGGAGTGGGGCGGCGATCGCCAGTGGTGCCAGGAGAAAAAGGTTGAGGAGACGCATGTTGGCTGTGTTGTTACGGCGAGAGTACTGTTCCCGAATGTGTTGAAGTGGTACGCTTTTGCTGTTTTGTCGCTTGATATTATTTCAAGGCAAGCAGGACAGAGATGTCATTTTGTACATCAGTGCCCGCAACGCACATGCTGTGCATGCCGAGGCGATCGACAGTTTTTACATGAACCATTGGTTCTGTCGTTTTGTCCAAGAGAAGGCGATCCGAACTCTATTTACGAACCACTTTTGCGAGCTCTGTACGCACAAGTACGTCAGTGGCCTCAATCAAAAGCACGTGTGAGAACGTGGAGGTGATCGAGATCTTGTGCTTGAAGAATTGTGCCGTCTCTATATCAATACACATTTGAACGTTAAGTAGTCATGGGGAGCGGCTCCTAAAGCCTAGATTACACATATGTTTGTGTCCACCGTGATCACATCACAGCTCTCCCACCCGGCCCTCGGAACGCACCCTCCGCAGCAGTACCATCAACGATACCGTGCACAACGTTCCTCGAGATCGGGTGCAAGATTTTTCTCGCCTTGTTCGAATCCTGACTCTCTTTGGGCACATGTTTCGATACGACACAGCCATCTGCAGAGCCACTTTCGTCACAACAATCCCAGATAAAACCCTCTTCGTATGTGGAATCACTCATTAAATCTTCGGGGAGCCCGTGGACATTCTCATCGTGGTCGGCCCAGGTATCAGCATCGTGGTTGACCTCTTTGTTGCCTAGAGATTTGACATTAGTGCTGGCTGAGcaaagacgaggaaggagcGGAATTCATTTTCGTACCGTCATGATATACACAATCGCCCTTGCGATTGTCGTTCACTTGGTACTCTGCATTGCAATTTTTGCATATCTCATACGCTTTGCGTTTCAGAGATGTAGTTGGTTGCTTTTCTTGTGTTgacgcttctgcttctgcttcggacCTGTCATTTGCTTCGATGGGAAGGAGAAGCCGCTCTTCTGCTAGGGCTTGGGCAGCTGGGATTGTGGTGACGATCTCCAAGAGCAGAGTGTAGATTCGGTCCTGGGTGGAGCTGTGGATAGCTTGAAGGACTGATGTTGGCTCCGGGATTGGACTTGCTACGTCGCGATAGTTTTGATGTTCTTCCAAGTTATCCAACGAAGTGCTGGAAGCAATAGAGGGTTCGCGTTCTTCCGAGCCATCGCGTCCATTGCTTGCATGAGACATTTCGGACGAGTAAGAGCCTGCTAGCCATTAGACAAAGATATGCAAGAGATTGAGGTGGCATCGATGTACGCACCGAATGAGAGCCTTCTAGCAACAGACGCTTTTAGTTCAGCTTCGTCAAGCTGTTCGTATAGTTGTTCAATACGCTCAAGACTGTCGTGGTACGCCCACATCAAAACGAGGCAGAGCTTTTCGGTGTCAGACATCTAGATGAAGTGTAGGCAAGGTAAGACACGACTGTTATTATCGTGGCATCAAGAGTTCGCGACGCGTCGGAAACGCCCTTGTCAGCGGAGAAACGCTAAGATTGGCTCAACCCTGTACACGAGCGCACGTGAAATGGCGATCGAGATTAGGCCGGAAGCTGTCGAGCGTGTCCGCTGTGTGCACCGTCTTCATGCAGTGGTGCGTCTCAAGGTCTGGTATTGAGAGTATTCAGAGCGATCATGGCTTGATCGAACTAGATGCTGTTGAGTACGTTCATCTTCAAGCACCCTTGATCGTTCGACGATTCTTCCCACAAAGCTTCGGAGCATGGAGCCGGATGGATCATTATGCTGTATCGTTGTCATTCATGCGAGCTATCGCGCAGCGCAGGGCAGAGCTATTGCAACGCTTCTATGTCGCATGCCGCTTCTCCATATGCAAGATTCTTGCTATCATACATGGGCGTGATTTAGGCTCCGAGCTGCTTGTTCTGCAATGGAGCCATATCATATCAAgctttgctgctcttctGGATGCGCTTGCTCTTGCCGGGCAGATCCATAATGCTCATTTAATCTTGTCGTCCCTTCAACAATCGCTTCGTGACCTTGTCCTTCTCGATAATGTACACATGCGCACCCCAGCCGGAGAGCGCATCACGGTCGACAGCACTCAGCAACGCCTGCGACATAGTCTCGAAGAGGTCCTCAGGCTCGAGATCGGGCTCCCAGAGACCTTCGCATGTACCGAAGAGCTGGTCTGATGCAGTGCCGGAGACGATGAAGTCCTTTGCGAAGTCGATACAGCCGATCGAATCGAATCTGGTAGGAAACGTCAGTATATCTAACCACTCTCATCGTGTACTCTTGCAGCATCTCACTCACCCGCAGATGAACGGCTTCCCTGTCTTCTGATCAATACCTGCCACAACAGGTGACACGAACCACGGCCCAAACCGCCTCTCATACAACGAACTCGACACCAAGTTGGCAAACGTCCTCGGGCTGATGTCTCTCTCTTCCCGTAATCTGTACATATTCACTTTGTAGCGGAACAGCTCCGACACTGTGCTGACATCTGTGGCGAGGCCTGTGAGACCGAGGTAGGTTGATGATCCGAAGGGGAAGATCTTGGGGAAGTTGTTGGAGACTGTGAGCGCTTGGAGACCGAGACGTAGATCGCATGCGATGGCTACACAGTCTTTGCCGACCATGGCAACGCAGGCACCGCCATCTGTATTTTCTCGTCAGCGGAAGCACGAGGGGCAGCATTGTTGATGCGACTGACTGATGCTGAACGGCGAAGACATGACGCCGTTTGGTAGATGTGGAGCTCCAGGCGATGCAGTTGGCGGTAACTAAGTCGTCCTGTTCTTTGGAGTTCTGCGAATCGAGGATGTCGAAGAGAAGTGTTCGGTGTCGGCGGCGGAGATGTGGTGGATGTGCGGCGGCGTTGGATGGTCAACCGCTTGATGGCAGTTCAAGGCAACTCAAGCTGGCGTAGACGCGATGGAGCTTCGTGCACAAGCTCGCATGCACAAAGCGGATGTTCCCGCAGGCACAACTCCCGCTGGTCTGTCTTCACTTTCATGTTCGCATCTCCCTCACGCACTATCCCATCGCTCTCCGCAGCGTCTGGCAAGATGAGCGCTTCAAGGGAGATGGCCACCATGTCTGCGGCACAACTGCCTTCCCGGTTACTGAACTTTTTCGCGAAATACCCTCCACCACAACTCCGCGCAGTAACAGCGACCTCCGCGGCAGTACAAACGACCTCGAACACTTCATCAACAGATCCGAATGTCGCCGCAGTCACGGAATCATTATCACAGACCTCCATGACTGACTCCGCAACGGGTGTCACGGATAAATCGTCCCACAACCCTTTCCTACCATTCAAGAACCCACGAACCGGAATCTGGCACGGCCCAGCCTACAGTCTACGACGGCAAGCAGAACTTTACAAACTGGCCGATAAATACCATGTTTTGCCACTGATGCCCATTGCGCCCAAACACCCGGAAGTTAAAGCGCAGAAACGGATTGAGCGAGGCCTGGCAGTGCAAGGGACAGGTGAAGGCAAGAGGGTGAAGGGTAAGCTGTGGGAGAGACAATTGAGGAGCAagctggaggagaggagaaaggCGATGGAGGGTATGAATGCTATGATTGTGCATTGGAAGGAGAGAGGGCATGGAAGGGGATGGAAGAAGTGGCCGAAATAGATGGCCGATGGCTTGATATGATTTGGAAAGCTATGAGATATGCATTGCACAAAGCAGCGTGAGCATATGTTGCCGAAGTTCAAGTTGCCCTACTGGAAGCGCGGGAGGATGTGGCATACATTACGCTCGGCACAAGCCCGCTCTTTCTGGCGATGAGTGACCAATGGCCAGAATGGTCGACATGAGGGAGCAGAACGCGTGAAGCGCGAGAGGAAATGCTATCGGAAGGAAGACGCTGCACGTCATGTACAATAACACGGAGCTCAGCTTCATCACATACACCTTGTACATTGAACCCATGTGTGCTGCCAGCCTACCTGACAGAGCAACCTTTCCACGTGAAGGTACGCAGGCCACTGAACGCTCGGTGCACATCTTCCCATCTACTCTGCCTTCGAGTTGAAGAGAATACGGATCTCAATTTTTGACGATCGCTGCAGCCAAGGCAACGGCAGTCGATGGAACGCTATGGGCAACAGAGGCATGTGCTGGCTCAAATTTCGTTGCTCTACCCCATCAAGTCTTTGCCAACTTATGCTTCGCAGATGATTGCCTCGCGAGATACTTCTTGTAGTCGTCGCACCAAAGTCGCACGCCTTCCGATATCCCAACATCTGGCTTATAGCCCAGAATCTCGATCGCCTTCGAATTATCGGAGTATTGCGTCCTCACTCCATCCTTGACGCTGCCAGTATCAAGCGTGACTGCTCCACCCGTGAAGAACGTGATGATTTCCAGAAACAATGCCACAGTCCACGCCAGCCACAAGGGTATGAAAATCCGAAAACGCGGCACATGGCCGAATTGTGCCCAGATAGCTAAGAAGAAATCCCAGAAATATACTGGTTCCTGGTTCGAGATGAAGAATGCATGTCCCGCAGCTGTCTCTGTCGTGAGTAGGTTTTCAATCGCGAGGATGTGCGCTTTTACTGCGTTGTCGATGTACACGAAGTCATAAAGATTGTGCCCGTCACCAACGACGAAGTAGGTCTCCCCTTTTGCGATGAGATCGTGCATGATACTGATCACAGCAAGGTCTTCGGGCCCGATAATGGTGCAGGGTCGCAACGCGCAAGCTTTCAAACCCTTGGCTGCTTGTTCTGAGGAGAGCACATACTGCTCAGCCAATGCTTTGGATTTGCCATAGTGCAGAGTTGCCAGACCGAGTGGTATGCTCTCGTTCATGTTGTGATAATCGTGGTCGAGGTCATCGATAACCGTAGTACAACTGCTGGTGTAGACAAATTTGCGACAACCGCTTTCCAACGTCGCATTGAGCACGTTTATTGTACCCTGATAATTAATGGCCCTAACTTTCTCCCATTGCTTGCTGTTCGTGCTATATCGGAGATCTCGGGCTGGAACTATGCCGGCGGAATGCATGACAATGTCCGGATGGTAGTCTTGAAAAGCGTCTCGGACACTGTCCGTGGATGTGATGTCGACATACTTCCACTCAGCGATACGTTTTAGAATGTCGTCCTCCGGAGGGTGTAGATCCATAACGGTGATTCGCCATTGCGGATGTTTCTTAAGTAGAGTCCGCACGACATTTCGA from the Cercospora beticola chromosome 9, complete sequence genome contains:
- the PUP3 gene encoding proteasome core particle subunit beta 3 (MEROPS:MER0001710~BUSCO:EOG09264G4X) encodes the protein MSSPFSINGGACVAMVGKDCVAIACDLRLGLQALTVSNNFPKIFPFGSSTYLGLTGLATDVSTVSELFRYKVNMYRLREERDISPRTFANLVSSSLYERRFGPWFVSPVVAGIDQKTGKPFICGFDSIGCIDFAKDFIVSGTASDQLFGTCEGLWEPDLEPEDLFETMSQALLSAVDRDALSGWGAHVYIIEKDKVTKRLLKGRQD
- a CDS encoding mitochondrial 54S ribosomal protein mL59, coding for MSAAQLPSRLLNFFAKYPPPQLRAVTATSAAVQTTSNTSSTDPNVAAVTESLSQTSMTDSATGVTDKSSHNPFLPFKNPRTGIWHGPAYSLRRQAELYKLADKYHVLPLMPIAPKHPEVKAQKRIERGLAVQGTGEGKRVKGKLWERQLRSKLEERRKAMEGMNAMIVHWKERGHGRGWKKWPK